One segment of Triticum aestivum cultivar Chinese Spring chromosome 2A, IWGSC CS RefSeq v2.1, whole genome shotgun sequence DNA contains the following:
- the LOC123190353 gene encoding uncharacterized protein: MHEEASPRRWVAADPVMLLLNSPSSCYRGRLHPDLLTPVRMATPAAGSACRSRRHKRTEHVLAAEDALSLPRNACLARRHGQGNKMEHIPEGFILHIKVMAWAFGTMAASVCTLSLHLYCWLQRKLVKISLALCKLLLLHLNRFVQIDSPRLQSMQSRPRLYQLTTQPVTLSYVTVLIHSTELLELWNDQIPILLQR; the protein is encoded by the exons ATGCACGAGGAGGCGAGCCCgaggcggtgggtggcggcggatCCAGTCATGCTCCTCCTGAATTCCCCGTCGTCGTGCTACCGAGGGCGTCTTCACCCAGATCTCCTCACGCCGGTGCGCATGGCGACTCCTGCCGCTGGTTCCGCCTGCCGGTCGCGACGACATAAACGAACAGAGCATGTGCTCGCGGCGGAGGATGCTCTCTCGCTCCCGCGGAACGCTTGCCTCGCCCGCCGCCACGGACAAG GCAACAAAATGGAGCATATTCCAGAAGGATTTATTTTGCACATAAAAGTGATGGCTTGGGCCTTCGGCACCATGGCGGCATCAGTTTGCACGTTGTCGCTCCACTTGTATTGCTGGTTGCAAAGAAAG TTAGTGAAAATTTCTCTAGCATTGTGCAAGCTGCTGCTGTTGCATTTAAATCGGTTTGTCCAAATCGACAGTCCGAGGCTCCAATCGATGCAGTCGCGACCCCGCCTCTATCAGCTCACCACCCAACCAGTTACACTCAGTTATGTGACAGTTTTGATTCATTCTACAGAATTATTGGAACTCTGGAATGACCAAATCCCAATTCTGCTTCAAAG GTGA